The Schistocerca americana isolate TAMUIC-IGC-003095 chromosome 5, iqSchAmer2.1, whole genome shotgun sequence genome includes a window with the following:
- the LOC124615594 gene encoding uncharacterized protein LOC124615594: protein MGQLPAARVNQSHPFQHCGVDYAGPIAVKHGGRRSKVTTKAYIALFICITTKAIHLELVSDLVTSSFLAALRRFIARRGKPSHMYSDNGTTFVGADNELKRFLSNDVTVEGVVNYSTSEGISWRFTPPRAPHFGGLWEAGIKCMKSPLKRVIGNAVLTFEELITVLIQIEACLNSRPLCLLSDDLDSPAALILVIS from the coding sequence atgggtcagctacctgcagctagagtaaaccagtctcatccattccagcactgtggagtagattatgcaggccctattgctgtaaagcatggtggaaggcggagtaaagttaccaccaaggcttatattgctttattcatttgcataacaaccaaggccatccacttagaattagttagtgacttggtaacaagttcatttttggccgccctcaggagattcattgcaagaagagggaaaccttctcacatgtacagtgacaatggtaccacatttgtaggtgcagacaatgagcttaaacgttttctctccaatgatgttactgttgaaggtgtggtgaattattcgacctcagagggaatcagttggaggttcactccacctcgtgcccctcactttggtggactctgggaggcaggaatcaaatgcatgaagtcgcCTCTCAAACGCGTCATCGGCAATGCAGtgttgacatttgaagaactgattactgtgttaattcagatagaagcatgcttgaattcaaggccattgtgtcttctctctgatgacctagattctcctgctgctctcatcctggtcatttcctaa